CCGCAGCGGCGGTGATGGACTAGGCATGAATTTGGTCGACCGCCGGATCAAAGCACGCTACGGCAACCGCTATGGCATCACCGTCGTCAGCGAAGCGGATAAATTCACCCGGGTAGAAGTACGTGTCCCGCTGATTTCACCCCGTCAGGTATTGGAACAGCTGGATAGCGTGGCGTGATGACAGAGAAGAATAAGTTTACTAATACAAGGAATTATTATGACCGATACTTCACTTTATGCCGCATTTGAACAGGCAGTACCTGGGTTTTCAGCACAGGACATCATTACGCCAGCATTGAATAAGTCGCATGGCGAATATGCACAGATCTATTGGCTGGATGATTTATTGGGGGAAGATTTTCTTTGTTATATCGAATGGAAAGAATTTGATCTTCGGGCTCTGGAGGCGTTAATCCCTATTAAGCAAGCCGGGATCGCGTTATCGGTGGACAGTTTGTTTGACGAACAGGGTTTTCCAATCGGAGACATCACGCCTGAAGAATTCTTTTATGATGCATCCGGTTTTTACCTACCAGTGTTACAGCAACAGTTACAACAAGCCAAATTGCAGTTGCTTGAAGTAGGATTACTTCAGAACGGCGACGTCTATTTACATGAAAATCCACGTTTTATCTGCACCACGACAGCTAAAGATAAAGTGGAGCAACTAAACCAGTGTCTGCGACAAAGAGGTCTGGTTCTTTGCTGAAAATATCAGTGAGTGATACCCGTCATGGTGCCCGAAGAGATACGAGTGAAGCAATACGCGTAGAGACTGACGCAACACCAACCGATGCTGCGCCAGAAAAGCAGGAAGACTATAGCAAGATAACTACAGCAGGATGCGCAGCATACGGCGCAGCGGTTCAGCGGCTCCCCACAGCAGCTGATCGCCAACCGTAAAGGCGGACAGGTATTCCGGCCCCATGTTCAGCTTACGCAGACGACCCACTGGCGTAGAGAGCGTGCCCGTTACCGCAGCAGGCGTCAGTTCACGCATGGTGATGTCACGATCGTTCGGCACCACTTTCACCCAGTCGTTGTGCGTGGCCAGCAGCTGTTCGATTTCCGGCAGCGCCACGTCTTTCTTCAGTTTGATGGTGAATGCCTGGCTGTGGCAGCGCAGTGCGCCGACGCGCACGCAGAGACCATCGACAGGAATGACGCTACTGGTGCCCAGAATTTTGTTGGTTTCCGCCTGACCTTTCCACTCTTCGCGGCTCTGGCCGTTATCCAGTTGTTTGTCGATCCACGGAATCAGGCTGCCCGCCAATGGCACACCGAAATTATCGGTTGGCAGCGAACCGCTACGGGTCAGCGCGGTGACTTTACGCTCGATATCCAGAATCGCAGACGCCGGGTCCTGTAGCTCTTTCGCCACTTCACCGTGCAGCGCGCCCATCTGGGTCAGCAGCTCACGCATGTGACGCGCACCACCGCCAGAAGCAGCCTGATACGTCGCGGCAGAAACCCACTCCACCAGATTGTTGGCAAACAAGCCGCCCAACGACATCAGCATCAGGCTGACAGTACAGTTACCGCCAGCAAAGGTTTTGATGCCTTTATCCAGCCCCTGCTGAATCACCCCGTGGTTAACCGGATCCAGAATAATAATCGCGTCATCTTTCATACGCAGCGAGGATGCGGCATCGATCCAATAGCCCTGCCAGCCACTTTCACGCAGCTTCGGGTAGACTTCATTGGTATAATCGCCGCCCTGACAGGTAATGATGATGTCCAGCGCGCGCAGAGCTTCGATATTATAAGCATCCTGCAACACGCCTTGATGACCGCCCAACGCCGGAGCAGGTTCGCCGTGCTGAGAAGTCGAGAAGAATACCGGGTGAATCACATCAAAGTCGCGTTCTTCCACCATGCGCTGCATGAGAACCGAGCCGACCATACCGCGCCAGCCAATAAAACCAACATTTTTCATGGTAACTGTCCTGCTTTGGGGGTAACAAAAAGAATTGTGGCTAACGTCGATAGCGCCTGGTTATTGCTGACTCAGTGATCTGCCGCAGAGGGTGCGCGTGTCGTGTCGTAAACCCGTAAATAATTGTGTCATTCAGCCTTACAAAATGTACATCAAGTCGCAAGTGAATTTATTCGATAGTACGGCATTTTTCAGCAGTCATTCTAATATCATCGACCTGGCACAGGATAATCACGTTGACCCGCCCGTGAAGATGGCCCAGGTCAGGAAACAAGGTTTCGGGAGTAAAAAACCAACATGACAGAAATGATCTCAGCAACGGTGCTGCTGTTGCTCATTATGGATCCACTCGGCAACCTGCCGATTTTTATGTCCGTCCTCAAGCATCTCGACCCCAAACGCCGACGCGTGGTGCTGATCCGTGAAATGCTGATCGCGCTCGGACTGATGCTGATTTTCCTGTTCGCGGGTGAACGTATTCTGGCGTTCCTGAATCTGCGTACCGAAACCGTGTCCATTTCCGGCGGAATCGTGCTGTTCCTCATCGCGATTCGTATGATTTTCCCCTCACAGGAAGGCAACAGCAGCGGTCTGCCAGCCGGTGAAGAGCCGTTTCTGGTGCCCATGGCGATTCCACTGGTGGCGGGGCCGTCGATCCTGGCGGCACTGATGCTACTTTCCCACCAGTACCCTAATCAGCTCCCCCACCTGACGCTGGCGCTGCTTATCGCCTGGAGTATCTCTTTCATTATCCTGCTGATGTCCAATGTGTTCTTGCGTTTGCTGGGTGAGAAAGGCGTGAGCGCGCTGGAGAAATTGATGGGGCTGATTCTGGTGATGCTGTCGACGCAGATGTTCCTCGACGGCGTGCGTGCTTATATGAAGTTATAACTGCTCCGTTTCCCTCTGTGTCTTAGTCACATTTTTTATGCCGACTAAGAGACGGTTTCGTGCGCGAGAACGCCGTAATTTCCATACTACTCCGTAGCACGCGCCCGACGCAGGGCGCTCAGTCGCCGCCGCCCTGCGAACCCATGCTTCCGGCTAAATCATGCCGCTACGCGGTGCCATCGGCGTTCATGATCACCCTTCGAGCCACCAGTGAGGCGTTCCCGACGCCGCACTGGCTTTCGCGGCATCCATGCCGCTCACTCGGTGCTCATGATCACCGCTGCATAATTTTTACGCCGGATTAATGTCAAAACCTTCCCTTGTAAGAGGGAGGGGTTAAACACATCAGAGCAAGATACTGCCTATCACCGCTATCAGGAACGCGATGGTGCCGAGCAGCGTTTCCATCACCGTCCAGGTTTTCAACGTCGTTTTCTCATCCATTTCGAGGAAACGACCAACCAGCCAGAAGCCTGAATCGTTCACATGCGACAGCACGGTCGCACCACCAGCAATTGCCACCACGATAAAGCAGAGATCGAACTGGCTGAGGCCGGGAGTCGCTGCCACCGCAGGTGCCATCAGCGCCGCCGTCGTCGTCAGCGCCACCGTTGCAGAACCCTGTGCTACACGCAGAGCAGCAGACACCACAAACGCCGCCACAATCACCGGCATACCTGTATCCGCCAGCGCACCCGACAGCGCGTCACCAATACCACTGGAACGCAGAACGCCACCGAACATGCCACCCGCACCAGTTACCAGAATAATCGAACACACCGGACCCAGCGCACCTTCACAGATTTTCTCAAGGTGTCTACGGCTATGCTGACCGCTAAACATAATCATGGCGAACAAGACCGTAATCAGCAGAGCAATCGGCGTTTTCCCCAACATACGCAGGAACTGCACCAGACCGCTATCGCCACTGATGACACCCATCACCGTCAGAGTATTCAGCCCGGTATCGAGGAAGATCAGGATCAGCGGCAGCAACAGCACCCACATCACCACGCCAAACGCCGGCGGCGTATGCTTCTCATCCGCTTTGACTTCAGTCAGGAAAGTCGACGGCAGCGGCAAATGGAAT
The genomic region above belongs to Pectobacterium colocasium and contains:
- the asd gene encoding aspartate-semialdehyde dehydrogenase is translated as MKNVGFIGWRGMVGSVLMQRMVEERDFDVIHPVFFSTSQHGEPAPALGGHQGVLQDAYNIEALRALDIIITCQGGDYTNEVYPKLRESGWQGYWIDAASSLRMKDDAIIILDPVNHGVIQQGLDKGIKTFAGGNCTVSLMLMSLGGLFANNLVEWVSAATYQAASGGGARHMRELLTQMGALHGEVAKELQDPASAILDIERKVTALTRSGSLPTDNFGVPLAGSLIPWIDKQLDNGQSREEWKGQAETNKILGTSSVIPVDGLCVRVGALRCHSQAFTIKLKKDVALPEIEQLLATHNDWVKVVPNDRDITMRELTPAAVTGTLSTPVGRLRKLNMGPEYLSAFTVGDQLLWGAAEPLRRMLRILL
- a CDS encoding GntP family permease; its protein translation is MTEITSAYSASVLLTIAAGAVALLLVLIMRFRVHAFLALTLVSLITALATKTPFEKLVPTLLSGFGSTLASVALLVGLGAMIGRLLEVTGGANVLADTLINKFGEKRAPFALGLASLLFGFPIFFDAGLIVMLPIIFSVAKRFGGSTLTYAFPAAGAFAVMHALLPPHPGPVAASELLGANIGLLVLVGAVIAYPTWYLGGYLFGLWAGKKFHLPLPSTFLTEVKADEKHTPPAFGVVMWVLLLPLILIFLDTGLNTLTVMGVISGDSGLVQFLRMLGKTPIALLITVLFAMIMFSGQHSRRHLEKICEGALGPVCSIILVTGAGGMFGGVLRSSGIGDALSGALADTGMPVIVAAFVVSAALRVAQGSATVALTTTAALMAPAVAATPGLSQFDLCFIVVAIAGGATVLSHVNDSGFWLVGRFLEMDEKTTLKTWTVMETLLGTIAFLIAVIGSILL
- a CDS encoding YhgN family NAAT transporter, which translates into the protein MTEMISATVLLLLIMDPLGNLPIFMSVLKHLDPKRRRVVLIREMLIALGLMLIFLFAGERILAFLNLRTETVSISGGIVLFLIAIRMIFPSQEGNSSGLPAGEEPFLVPMAIPLVAGPSILAALMLLSHQYPNQLPHLTLALLIAWSISFIILLMSNVFLRLLGEKGVSALEKLMGLILVMLSTQMFLDGVRAYMKL